A single genomic interval of Ictalurus furcatus strain D&B chromosome 20, Billie_1.0, whole genome shotgun sequence harbors:
- the LOC128624370 gene encoding uncharacterized protein LOC128624370, with amino-acid sequence MRSGVNRRLTGGRRWRRGRAKRGLFAMLSAATDATFQRRNWKMVVWVLVSLLPLVVGDRPGFGEDPVDAVGLVTTMLDEQPFDALPEEDEEMGDGDGYSPWHNVFEPSVLVEEEHPARWERSPRSSDASDAQSKGSRKKKKKKKKEKEKGEDEGQGQSSRDCHLERREMRVRDLGMGYDSDEIVLFKFCVGLCQSARGNYDAALRALLTNGSLPKRTARRVSARPCCRPTAYKSVSFMDTSTTWRTIENVSALDCKCVG; translated from the exons ATGAGGAGCGGAGTGAATCGGCGCCTCACCG GTGGGAGAAGGTGGAGGAGAGGTCGAGCAAAACGAGGACTGTTTGCAATGTTATCTGCAGCCACTGATGCCACGTTTCAAAGAAGAAACTGGAAG ATGGTGGTATGGGTGCTTGTATCTCTGCTGCCCCTGGTAGTCGGAGACAGGCCCGGGTTTGGCGAAGACCCCGTGGACGCAGTGGGTTTGGTTACGACCATGCTGGACGAGCAGCCGTTTGACGCCCTACCCGAGGAAGACGAGGAGATGGGAGACGGAGACGGTTATTCTCCGTGGCATAACGTTTTTG AACCCTCGGTTCTAGTAGAGGAGGAGCATCCAGCCCGGTGGGAGCGTTCCCCACGTTCCTCAGATGCCTCTGATGCTCAGTCCAAGGGCTCgcgcaagaaaaagaaaaagaagaagaaagagaaggagaaaggcgAGGATGAGGGGCAGGGCCAGAGCAGCCGCGACTGCCACCTGGAGCGGCGTGAGATGCGAGTGAGGGACCTGGGGATGGGTTACGACTCGGACGAGATCGTGCTCTTTAAGTTCTGCGTGGGTTTGTGCCAGAGTGCACGGGGGAACTACGACGCTGCGCTGCGGGCTCTGCTGACCAACGGCAGCCTGCCGAAACGCACGGCACGCAGGGTCAGCGCCAGACCCTGCTGCCGACCCACGGCATACAAGTCCGTCTCCTTCATGGACACGTCCACAACGTGGAGGACCATCGAGAATGTCTCGGCCTTGGATTGCAAGTGCGTGGGCTAA